A stretch of Synechococcus sp. MIT S9220 DNA encodes these proteins:
- a CDS encoding IctB family putative bicarbonate transporter encodes MAEASAPTPWLLRWQGLLPGSAAQQKRLSDLAGIVLILLMAGLPVLTRAGLGLIVLACGALWVLWSLTRTPAHIGSISGWLLLFLAVAMLATGLSPVPSAAAKGLLKLISYLGVYALMRQLLSVGPQWWDRLVAALLGGSLLSSLLALRQLYAPTEELARWADPNSVAEGTIRIYGPLGNPNLLAGYLVPILPIAVVAMIRWRGWGARLYAATAVILGCASTLFSYSRGGWLGIVASVGVLMLLLLLRYIRNWPALWRRLLPLALLVMTGVVLAVAATQVEPIRTRVASLMAGRGDSSNNFRINVWLAAIDMIQDRPWLGIGPGNAAFNSVYPLYQQPKFNALSAYSVPLEILVETGIPGLLACLGLGVASLRNGWRALTADAELALPCLGCLAAIAGLLIQGAADTIFFRPEVQISGWFCLATLSQMRREP; translated from the coding sequence ATGGCTGAGGCTTCGGCCCCTACCCCTTGGTTGCTGCGCTGGCAAGGACTCCTACCAGGTTCAGCGGCACAGCAGAAGCGCCTAAGCGATCTGGCGGGGATCGTCCTGATCCTGCTGATGGCCGGACTTCCAGTCCTCACGCGTGCTGGTCTGGGCCTGATCGTGCTGGCCTGCGGAGCCCTTTGGGTGCTCTGGTCACTCACCAGAACTCCCGCTCACATCGGCTCGATCAGTGGCTGGCTGCTGCTCTTCCTGGCTGTGGCCATGCTGGCCACAGGTCTTTCACCGGTCCCGAGCGCCGCCGCCAAAGGTCTGCTCAAACTGATCAGCTACCTCGGGGTCTATGCCCTGATGCGCCAGCTACTGAGTGTCGGGCCTCAGTGGTGGGACCGCTTGGTGGCGGCCTTGCTGGGCGGATCTCTGCTGAGCAGCCTGCTGGCATTACGCCAGCTGTATGCCCCCACAGAGGAATTGGCTCGCTGGGCCGATCCCAACTCGGTGGCGGAGGGCACCATCCGCATCTACGGGCCACTGGGCAATCCCAATCTCCTGGCGGGGTACCTGGTGCCAATCCTGCCGATTGCCGTCGTGGCAATGATTCGCTGGCGTGGCTGGGGTGCCAGGCTCTACGCAGCCACAGCAGTGATCCTCGGCTGCGCTTCAACGCTGTTCAGCTATAGCCGCGGTGGCTGGCTTGGGATTGTGGCTTCAGTCGGTGTGCTGATGCTGCTCCTGCTGCTTCGGTACATCCGAAACTGGCCAGCGCTCTGGCGACGGCTTCTTCCCCTGGCCCTGCTCGTCATGACTGGCGTGGTACTGGCCGTTGCCGCCACACAGGTGGAACCGATCCGCACCCGAGTCGCCAGCCTGATGGCAGGTCGAGGCGACAGTTCCAACAATTTCCGGATCAACGTCTGGCTCGCGGCGATCGACATGATCCAAGACCGTCCTTGGCTGGGCATCGGCCCGGGCAATGCAGCCTTCAACAGCGTTTACCCCCTGTACCAGCAACCGAAATTCAACGCTCTCAGTGCCTATTCAGTGCCGCTTGAAATCCTGGTTGAGACCGGCATCCCTGGCCTGCTCGCCTGTCTGGGGCTAGGGGTTGCCAGCCTTCGTAACGGTTGGCGTGCCCTGACTGCAGACGCAGAGCTTGCTCTTCCCTGCCTGGGCTGCCTCGCAGCCATCGCTGGTCTGCTGATCCAGGGTGCAGCCGACACCATCTTCTTCCGTCCTGAAGTGCAAATCAGCGGCTGGTTTTGCCTGGCCACCCTGAGCCAAATGCGCCGCGAGCCTTGA